One segment of Nostoc piscinale CENA21 DNA contains the following:
- a CDS encoding HlyD family efflux transporter periplasmic adaptor subunit codes for MTQVNGNRLNGNNGNGKHHSEIPTESPVLTSVKKVSQQPLINQRFDNFEQSVVLRQSPVWSRTIMLTLIALAGFGIAWACIAKIEQVVPATGQLKPQGTVKEVQAPVNGVVKAIYVKDGQKVNQGDLLLTFETVATLAELQSLVQVRNSLIRENQIYRRLMNSSYTVGSELEFLRSRLPTDAVFLLKSRAALVAENELLRKELRNSSSTQGLGVDEQQRLQVSKLELATRANAAQLEIEKTRKQLTQNQVKIADTQSSLAIQQQILNKLKTLAEEGGISQLQYLNQQQQVQTLEAEVAQLQEEDKRLRYEIERGGQELTNTVAASGKNVLEKISENKQRIADIDSQFIKIVLDNEQRLADITSKLSQAQLNLRYQELRAPVSGTVFDLQAKNPGFVANSTQKLLQIVPNDKYIAEVFITNQDIGFVREGMKADVRIDSFPFSEFGDIKGELVSVGSDALPPDETHKFYRFPARVSLDKQALEMNGKKLPLQSGMSITANIKVREERTVMSLFTELFTKQVDSLKEVR; via the coding sequence ATGACTCAAGTAAATGGTAATCGTCTCAATGGCAATAATGGTAACGGTAAACATCATTCAGAAATTCCTACCGAATCACCTGTATTAACATCTGTAAAGAAAGTTTCCCAACAGCCTTTAATTAATCAAAGATTTGATAACTTTGAACAATCGGTTGTTTTACGCCAGTCTCCAGTTTGGTCACGGACAATTATGTTGACCTTGATAGCATTAGCTGGGTTTGGTATTGCTTGGGCTTGTATTGCCAAAATTGAACAAGTTGTACCCGCGACTGGACAATTAAAACCCCAAGGAACAGTCAAAGAAGTACAAGCACCCGTGAATGGTGTCGTCAAAGCAATTTATGTTAAAGATGGACAAAAAGTTAACCAAGGAGATTTATTACTCACCTTTGAAACCGTTGCGACGTTAGCCGAATTACAGTCCTTAGTTCAAGTGCGGAATAGTTTGATTCGAGAAAACCAAATTTATCGCCGCTTGATGAATTCTAGTTATACTGTGGGTTCAGAATTAGAATTTTTACGCAGTAGATTACCAACAGATGCAGTTTTTCTGTTGAAAAGTCGCGCCGCCTTAGTTGCTGAAAATGAATTGTTACGCAAAGAATTAAGAAATTCCTCATCTACTCAAGGGCTGGGAGTAGATGAACAACAACGTCTACAAGTGTCTAAACTAGAATTAGCTACCCGTGCCAATGCAGCACAATTGGAAATTGAAAAAACGAGAAAACAACTAACACAAAACCAAGTTAAAATTGCTGACACCCAATCTAGTTTAGCGATTCAACAGCAGATTTTAAATAAACTGAAAACCCTAGCTGAAGAAGGTGGAATTTCTCAGCTACAATATCTCAACCAGCAACAACAAGTACAAACCCTAGAAGCCGAAGTCGCCCAATTACAAGAAGAAGATAAACGCCTGAGATATGAAATCGAAAGAGGAGGGCAAGAACTCACTAATACTGTAGCGGCTTCTGGTAAAAATGTTTTAGAAAAAATTTCAGAAAATAAACAACGTATCGCAGATATCGATAGCCAATTTATCAAAATTGTTCTAGATAACGAACAGCGTTTAGCAGATATTACCAGCAAACTTTCGCAAGCTCAACTCAATCTCAGATATCAAGAACTCCGCGCCCCTGTGAGTGGCACAGTTTTTGACTTACAAGCAAAAAATCCGGGGTTTGTCGCCAACTCTACACAAAAACTATTGCAAATTGTCCCCAACGATAAGTATATTGCTGAAGTATTTATTACGAATCAAGATATTGGGTTTGTGCGGGAAGGAATGAAGGCTGATGTCAGAATTGATTCTTTCCCTTTCAGCGAATTTGGCGATATTAAAGGCGAATTAGTTTCTGTTGGTTCTGATGCTTTACCACCAGATGAAACTCACAAATTTTACCGATTCCCCGCCAGAGTATCCTTAGATAAGCAAGCACTCGAAATGAATGGTAAAAAACTACCATTGCAGTCTGGGATGTCAATTACAGCTAATATTAAGGTACGCGAAGAAAGAACAGTTATGAGTCTGTTTACTGAGTTGTTTACCAAGCAAGTGGATAGTTTGAAAGAAGTACGCTAA
- a CDS encoding DUF427 domain-containing protein: MVFPQRIEPAPGQESVWDYPRPPRLEPVNKHIQIIFHGVTIADTHNAKRVLETSHPPSYYLPPEDIKMEYLISVPQSSFCEWKGRAGYYTIRVGDKEAQNAAWYYPSPTSAFTSIKDHVAFYAHLMDACYVDGEKVQPQPGNFYGGWVTSDIVGPFKGGPGTWGW, encoded by the coding sequence ATGGTTTTTCCTCAACGCATCGAACCTGCACCCGGACAAGAATCAGTATGGGATTATCCCCGCCCACCCCGCTTAGAACCTGTCAACAAACACATACAGATAATTTTTCATGGCGTAACCATTGCAGACACCCACAACGCTAAACGTGTATTAGAAACCAGCCATCCGCCTTCTTACTACCTTCCTCCTGAAGATATCAAAATGGAATACTTGATATCAGTACCACAATCTAGTTTTTGCGAATGGAAAGGACGCGCAGGCTATTACACTATTCGCGTGGGCGATAAAGAAGCCCAAAACGCCGCTTGGTATTATCCCAGTCCAACATCAGCTTTTACATCTATTAAAGATCATGTGGCTTTTTATGCTCATTTAATGGATGCTTGTTATGTAGATGGTGAAAAAGTTCAACCACAACCAGGAAACTTTTATGGTGGTTGGGTTACTAGCGATATTGTCGGGCCATTTAAAGGCGGGCCTGGTACTTGGGGATGGTGA
- a CDS encoding metal ABC transporter solute-binding protein, Zn/Mn family produces the protein MLNKLLFNTLLRAAWVTFLIGLVGCTRQATNTSFTQTTTADESLPKVVATTSILCDLIKQVAENTVNLACLIPPGTDPHNYQPKTADRETIDQANLIFYNGYNFEPGLIRIIKSTSNTTPKIAVSQLAVPKPQRFIEDGKRVIDPHIWHNPKNGIKMLEVISNNLKKLEPDNAEIYNQNTKQIKSELTQLDGWIKTRIASIPSDKRELVISHNALAYYAKAYGITLVGVLAGINPENQPTERQLNSLVKEIQQAKVPTVFADKNINKNLIQSLAQAAEVKVSERELYTDGLGDTNSDANSYQKMLEANTRTIVEALGGTYLIFEQKASK, from the coding sequence ATGCTCAATAAATTGCTATTTAATACTTTGTTACGGGCTGCTTGGGTTACTTTTTTGATTGGCTTGGTTGGTTGTACAAGACAAGCAACTAATACTTCCTTCACGCAAACGACAACAGCAGATGAAAGTCTACCCAAAGTTGTTGCCACAACCAGTATATTGTGTGACTTAATTAAACAGGTTGCTGAAAATACAGTCAACCTTGCTTGTTTAATTCCTCCAGGTACAGACCCTCATAACTATCAACCAAAAACCGCCGATAGGGAAACTATCGACCAAGCTAATCTGATTTTCTACAATGGCTATAATTTTGAACCAGGCTTGATTAGAATTATTAAATCGACTAGTAATACTACACCAAAAATAGCTGTGAGTCAGTTAGCAGTCCCAAAACCACAAAGATTTATTGAAGATGGTAAAAGAGTTATCGATCCCCATATTTGGCACAATCCGAAAAATGGCATCAAAATGCTTGAAGTTATTAGCAATAACCTGAAAAAGCTAGAGCCTGATAATGCGGAAATTTATAATCAAAATACTAAACAAATTAAAAGTGAATTAACTCAACTAGACGGGTGGATAAAAACCAGAATTGCCAGTATTCCTAGTGATAAACGTGAATTAGTTATCAGTCATAATGCCCTGGCTTATTATGCCAAAGCTTATGGGATAACTTTAGTCGGGGTATTGGCTGGGATTAATCCTGAAAATCAACCGACAGAAAGACAGTTGAATAGTTTAGTTAAAGAGATTCAACAGGCTAAAGTTCCAACTGTTTTTGCTGATAAAAATATTAACAAGAATTTAATTCAATCGTTAGCCCAAGCCGCAGAAGTCAAAGTTTCGGAAAGAGAACTTTATACAGATGGTCTTGGAGATACGAATAGTGATGCTAATAGTTATCAAAAAATGTTGGAGGCTAACACACGCACTATTGTAGAAGCTTTGGGAGGTACCTATTTAATATTTGAACAAAAGGCTAGTAAATAG
- a CDS encoding WD40 repeat domain-containing protein, with product MNFTTNKSSEFAIYDSGMLSDYVTALAWSPEGEILAATSAAGEVVLWNNGNAIELQSGSGKSVDCVAFSSDGKFLAIGGQDGKVKIWRENQLIATLENAPAWVDKLAWNHTNNQLAFSLGRYVQVWDADLGEIVVTLNFDNSSVLGIDWRSDGQYLAISGYQGVKIWHSQNWDEEPYFLSMPTVSVAMGWSPDSKYLASGNMDRSVTVLDWSNPDPWIMRGFPGKIRQLAWSEATTELGAPILASSSVEGIVVWEKLEDESLGWEARVLTNHVDVINAIAFAPHSFLLASAGADGLLCLWSEAAQVSQILTGATAGFSTLAWHSQGKFLAAGGEQGELIIWSTEVSGGV from the coding sequence ATGAACTTTACAACTAACAAATCCTCAGAATTTGCTATATATGATTCCGGGATGCTGTCAGATTATGTTACAGCCTTAGCTTGGTCTCCTGAAGGTGAAATTCTTGCGGCGACATCTGCGGCTGGCGAGGTGGTGCTATGGAATAATGGCAATGCCATAGAGTTGCAAAGTGGTAGTGGGAAGTCTGTAGACTGTGTGGCTTTTTCATCTGATGGCAAATTTTTAGCTATTGGTGGACAGGATGGAAAAGTCAAAATTTGGCGAGAAAATCAACTCATCGCCACGTTAGAAAATGCACCAGCCTGGGTAGATAAGTTGGCTTGGAATCATACTAATAACCAACTGGCTTTTAGTTTGGGGCGTTACGTGCAAGTCTGGGATGCCGATTTAGGTGAGATTGTCGTCACTTTGAATTTTGATAACTCCTCGGTTTTAGGGATAGATTGGCGTAGCGATGGCCAGTATTTAGCAATTAGCGGCTATCAAGGAGTCAAAATTTGGCATAGTCAAAACTGGGATGAAGAACCATATTTTTTGAGTATGCCAACTGTCAGTGTAGCTATGGGTTGGTCGCCTGATAGCAAATACTTGGCTTCCGGTAATATGGATCGCAGCGTCACAGTGTTGGACTGGAGCAATCCCGACCCTTGGATTATGCGTGGTTTTCCTGGTAAGATTCGGCAGTTGGCATGGTCGGAAGCTACTACAGAACTAGGTGCGCCTATTCTGGCTTCTTCCAGTGTTGAGGGTATTGTAGTGTGGGAAAAGTTAGAGGATGAATCCTTGGGTTGGGAAGCGCGAGTGTTGACTAATCATGTGGATGTGATTAATGCGATCGCATTTGCACCCCACAGCTTCTTATTAGCCTCCGCCGGCGCTGATGGTTTATTGTGTTTGTGGTCAGAAGCAGCACAAGTATCTCAAATTCTCACAGGTGCTACCGCCGGGTTCTCTACCTTAGCTTGGCATTCTCAAGGCAAGTTTCTCGCCGCAGGTGGTGAACAAGGCGAATTAATTATCTGGTCAACTGAAGTTTCTGGCGGAGTATAA
- a CDS encoding quercetin 2,3-dioxygenase — translation MTIDQYNIVMQPGEGNASWVLGDLYTFKVFSEDTNQTYALIEIVMQPHSAVPSHKHTKENESFYIQEGEVEFQTFEQIILATPGTFLHFPQGQPHSFRNISGEPAKFLCWLTPGGLEKFFREIGTPTSEQNTTPPAVTEADINKLLTTAPKYGLEILPPPAC, via the coding sequence ATGACTATCGATCAATATAACATCGTTATGCAACCAGGAGAAGGTAATGCCTCATGGGTGCTGGGAGACTTGTATACTTTCAAGGTATTTAGTGAAGATACAAATCAAACTTACGCATTAATTGAAATTGTCATGCAACCCCATAGTGCAGTTCCATCCCATAAGCATACAAAAGAAAATGAATCTTTTTATATTCAAGAGGGTGAAGTAGAGTTCCAAACTTTTGAACAAATAATTTTAGCTACACCCGGAACTTTCTTGCACTTTCCGCAAGGACAGCCACACAGTTTTCGCAACATTAGTGGAGAACCTGCCAAATTTTTGTGTTGGTTAACCCCAGGCGGACTGGAGAAATTTTTTAGAGAAATAGGTACGCCAACCTCAGAGCAAAATACTACACCACCTGCTGTAACTGAAGCAGATATCAACAAATTACTGACCACTGCTCCCAAGTATGGTTTAGAAATTCTACCTCCTCCTGCTTGTTAG
- the ftsH3 gene encoding ATP-dependent zinc metalloprotease FtsH3, whose protein sequence is MNKRWRNAGLYALLFIVVIALGTAFFDKQPQNTQTWRYSQFIQEVEKGRVTQVRLSADRSTAIVKSQDGSQIKVTLVNDPDLINTLTSKGVDISVLPQTDEGFWFKALSSLFFPVLLLVGLFFLLRRAQSGPGSQAMNFGKSKARVQMEPQTQVTFGDVAGIDQAKLELNEVVDFLKNADRFTAVGAKIPKGVLLVGPPGTGKTLLARAVAGEAGVPFFSISGSEFVEMFVGVGASRVRDLFEQAKSNAPCIVFIDEIDAVGRQRGAGLGGGNDEREQTLNQLLTEMDGFEGNTGIIIIAATNRPDVLDAALLRPGRFDRQVVVDRPDYAGRSEILKVHARGKTLAKDVDLDKIARRTPGFTGADLSNLLNEAAILAARRNLTEISMDEINDAIDRVLAGPEKKDRVMSEKRKTLVAYHEAGHALVGALMPDYDPVQKISIIPRGRAGGLTWFTPSEDRMDTGLYSRSYLENQMAVALGGRLAEEIIFGEEEVTTGASNDLQQVARVARQMITRFGMSDRLGPVALGRQQGNMFLGRDIMSERDFSEETAAAIDEEVRKLVDTAYTRAKEVLVNNRHILDQLAQMLVDKETVDAEELQEILANNDVKTAAFA, encoded by the coding sequence GTGAATAAAAGATGGAGAAATGCGGGGCTGTACGCGCTACTGTTTATTGTTGTCATTGCGCTAGGAACAGCATTCTTTGACAAACAACCACAAAACACACAAACATGGCGCTACAGTCAATTTATTCAAGAAGTTGAAAAAGGTAGAGTTACACAAGTTAGGCTGAGTGCAGATCGTTCTACAGCCATTGTCAAGTCTCAGGACGGTAGCCAGATTAAAGTTACCTTAGTTAACGACCCCGACTTGATCAACACTCTTACCTCTAAAGGCGTTGATATTTCTGTATTGCCTCAAACCGACGAAGGCTTTTGGTTTAAGGCACTGAGCAGTTTATTTTTCCCTGTACTGCTGTTAGTTGGTTTATTTTTCTTACTCCGCCGCGCTCAAAGTGGCCCCGGTAGCCAAGCCATGAACTTTGGTAAATCCAAAGCGCGAGTCCAAATGGAACCACAAACTCAGGTGACATTTGGTGATGTTGCTGGTATTGACCAAGCCAAGCTCGAATTAAACGAAGTTGTAGACTTTCTAAAAAATGCCGATCGCTTTACTGCTGTCGGTGCAAAAATTCCTAAAGGAGTATTATTAGTAGGGCCTCCAGGTACAGGTAAAACCTTACTCGCTCGTGCTGTCGCTGGGGAAGCGGGTGTACCTTTCTTCTCTATCTCTGGTTCAGAGTTTGTGGAAATGTTCGTGGGTGTGGGTGCTTCCCGCGTCCGTGATTTATTTGAACAAGCTAAATCTAACGCCCCTTGTATCGTCTTCATCGATGAAATTGACGCAGTTGGTCGTCAACGGGGTGCTGGTTTAGGCGGTGGTAACGATGAACGGGAACAAACCCTCAACCAGTTACTCACCGAAATGGATGGTTTTGAAGGTAACACTGGTATCATCATCATCGCTGCTACCAACCGTCCCGACGTTTTAGACGCAGCTTTATTACGTCCTGGTCGCTTCGACCGTCAAGTTGTAGTAGACCGTCCCGACTACGCCGGACGCAGTGAAATCCTCAAAGTTCACGCCCGTGGTAAAACCTTAGCCAAAGATGTGGACTTAGATAAAATTGCGCGTCGTACCCCTGGTTTCACAGGTGCAGATTTATCCAACTTGCTGAATGAAGCTGCAATTCTCGCTGCACGCCGCAACTTAACCGAAATTTCGATGGATGAAATCAATGATGCCATCGATCGCGTGTTAGCTGGCCCAGAGAAGAAAGACCGGGTAATGAGCGAAAAACGCAAGACCTTGGTAGCTTATCACGAAGCTGGTCACGCCTTAGTTGGTGCATTGATGCCCGACTATGACCCAGTACAGAAGATTAGTATTATTCCTCGTGGTCGTGCAGGTGGTTTAACTTGGTTCACCCCCAGCGAAGACCGGATGGACACAGGTTTATACAGTCGCTCCTATCTGGAAAATCAGATGGCTGTGGCATTAGGTGGACGTTTAGCCGAAGAAATAATCTTTGGTGAAGAAGAAGTTACCACAGGTGCTTCTAACGACCTACAGCAAGTAGCAAGAGTAGCTCGTCAAATGATTACTCGCTTTGGAATGAGCGATCGCTTGGGGCCTGTTGCGCTTGGTCGTCAACAAGGTAATATGTTCCTCGGACGCGATATCATGTCAGAGCGTGATTTCTCCGAAGAAACTGCGGCTGCCATTGACGAAGAAGTGCGGAAACTCGTAGACACAGCTTACACCCGCGCCAAAGAAGTATTAGTCAACAACCGTCACATTCTTGATCAGTTAGCACAAATGCTGGTTGATAAAGAAACAGTAGATGCCGAAGAATTGCAAGAAATCTTGGCAAACAATGATGTGAAAACTGCCGCCTTTGCTTAA
- a CDS encoding aminotransferase class IV, with product MYWYNGKLIESQTLELDINDPGLLYGATVFTTLRVYENSLDSSLTNWQAHCDRLKFSLQVFAWQQPNWQRVYLGAQFLIKHFPVLRITLFPDGREWIIGRNLPEDLTQKQQHGVKCAIAQPEFSRNLPSHKTGNYLGAWLVKNSVKNLAAQEAILVDAAGNWLETTTGNLWGWQDGRWWTPPLDVGILPGIMRSQIIQWLQNQQLQVREEPWTPQLVTRFEAIAYTNSVVQIIPIHTVEQASGSLQYNPYHTNFRQIRRLFSMTAAPF from the coding sequence ATTTATTGGTATAACGGCAAATTAATCGAGTCTCAAACCCTGGAATTAGATATTAACGATCCAGGGTTGCTTTATGGTGCAACGGTATTTACTACACTGCGAGTTTATGAAAATTCCCTCGATAGTAGTTTAACCAACTGGCAGGCACACTGCGATCGCCTCAAATTCAGTTTACAAGTCTTTGCTTGGCAACAACCAAATTGGCAGCGAGTATATCTAGGCGCACAATTTCTCATAAAGCATTTCCCCGTTCTCAGAATTACCTTGTTTCCTGATGGTAGGGAGTGGATAATTGGCAGAAACTTACCAGAAGATTTAACACAAAAACAACAACATGGGGTGAAATGCGCCATTGCACAACCTGAATTTTCCCGCAACTTACCTTCTCATAAAACAGGTAATTATTTGGGTGCTTGGTTGGTGAAAAATAGTGTGAAGAATTTAGCCGCCCAAGAAGCAATTTTAGTTGATGCGGCGGGTAATTGGCTAGAAACCACTACTGGTAATCTTTGGGGATGGCAAGATGGTAGGTGGTGGACACCGCCCTTAGATGTAGGGATTTTACCCGGAATTATGCGATCGCAAATCATCCAATGGCTGCAAAATCAACAGCTACAAGTGCGAGAGGAACCTTGGACACCCCAGTTAGTCACGAGATTTGAAGCGATCGCCTACACTAATAGTGTGGTGCAAATTATCCCCATTCATACCGTTGAGCAAGCTTCAGGGTCGCTACAATATAATCCCTACCATACGAATTTTCGACAAATTAGGAGGCTTTTTAGCATGACAGCCGCGCCATTTTGA
- a CDS encoding type II toxin-antitoxin system VapC family toxin, producing the protein MYLLDTDTLTYLYAGNANVVERLRSLNDPEVGITIITKAEVLRGRIEYLLKANSGVDLLKAQSLLFRTEELLSQILVVPVSQAASEQFEHLRIIPKFRKIGRADLLIASIVLSNQATLVTRNLRHFRQIPGVQVVNWVD; encoded by the coding sequence ATGTATTTGCTTGATACTGACACACTTACATATCTTTATGCTGGAAATGCTAATGTGGTTGAGCGTTTGAGGTCTTTAAATGATCCCGAAGTTGGCATTACCATTATTACGAAAGCAGAAGTTTTGCGTGGCAGGATTGAATATCTTTTAAAAGCCAATTCAGGAGTAGATTTACTCAAGGCGCAATCTCTTCTATTTCGTACAGAAGAACTACTCAGCCAAATTTTAGTTGTACCCGTTAGTCAAGCTGCATCAGAACAGTTTGAGCATTTACGTATCATCCCTAAATTCCGAAAAATAGGACGAGCCGATTTATTGATTGCTAGTATTGTCCTCTCTAATCAAGCAACCTTAGTAACAAGAAACCTTCGCCATTTTAGACAGATTCCTGGTGTACAAGTAGTAAATTGGGTTGACTAA
- a CDS encoding helix-turn-helix domain-containing protein yields MEQVTLPDVLTLEEASAYLRLPIETVLYQATLGNIPGRKIADDWRFLKVAINDWLRYQSSRAILLQQAGSLADDDSLTELRNTIYQARGRSEVDAEPES; encoded by the coding sequence ATGGAGCAAGTCACACTCCCAGATGTTCTCACCCTGGAAGAAGCCTCTGCATATCTACGACTACCCATTGAAACAGTTTTGTATCAAGCTACTTTGGGTAATATTCCAGGGCGTAAAATTGCAGATGATTGGAGATTTTTAAAGGTGGCTATTAATGACTGGCTACGTTATCAAAGTAGTCGAGCGATTCTTCTGCAACAAGCAGGAAGTTTAGCAGATGATGATTCATTAACAGAATTGAGAAACACTATTTATCAAGCAAGGGGACGCTCAGAAGTTGATGCGGAGCCTGAAAGTTAA
- the tgt gene encoding tRNA guanosine(34) transglycosylase Tgt — protein sequence MTKNFSFQSLARCSQTKARAGIFFTPHGAVETPRFMPVGTLANVKTVTPAQLKDTGAQMVLSNTYHLHLQPGEAIVAGGGGLHKFMGWDGPMLTDSGGFQVFSLSEMRKITEEGVTFRSPHDGQIINLTPERSIEIQNTLGADVIMAFDECPPYPATRQEVETATARTYRWLERCISAHQRQDQALFGIVQGGVYLDLRSQAAVELAKLDLPGYAIGGVSVGEPAELMAQIVQATAPLLPPEKPRYLMGVGTYREMAIAIASGIDLFDCVIPTRWARHGTAMVKGERWNLKNAKFREDFAPMDETCPCYACQNFSRAYISHLVRSQEILAYTLLSIHNITELIRFTQKIRQAILNDSFLEEFGHWLNSSETGE from the coding sequence TTGACTAAGAATTTTTCTTTTCAATCCTTGGCTCGTTGTAGCCAAACAAAGGCGAGAGCCGGGATATTTTTCACGCCACACGGTGCTGTTGAAACCCCAAGGTTTATGCCTGTGGGGACATTAGCTAATGTCAAAACAGTCACACCTGCCCAGTTGAAGGATACTGGCGCACAGATGGTTTTATCTAATACTTACCACCTGCATTTGCAACCAGGCGAAGCAATTGTCGCTGGCGGTGGTGGCTTGCATAAGTTTATGGGCTGGGATGGGCCGATGCTCACTGATTCTGGTGGGTTTCAGGTATTCAGCTTGAGTGAAATGCGGAAGATTACGGAAGAAGGTGTCACATTCCGTTCGCCTCACGATGGGCAGATTATCAATTTGACACCAGAGCGTTCCATAGAGATTCAGAATACTTTAGGGGCGGATGTGATTATGGCCTTTGATGAATGTCCGCCTTACCCAGCAACTCGCCAAGAGGTAGAAACGGCTACTGCGCGGACTTACCGTTGGCTAGAACGTTGTATATCCGCCCATCAACGGCAAGATCAGGCATTATTTGGAATTGTGCAAGGGGGCGTATATTTAGATTTGCGTTCCCAAGCGGCTGTAGAATTGGCTAAGTTAGATTTGCCTGGATATGCGATTGGTGGTGTGAGTGTGGGGGAACCCGCAGAATTAATGGCTCAGATTGTCCAAGCTACTGCACCATTATTACCACCAGAAAAGCCCCGTTATTTGATGGGTGTGGGGACTTACCGAGAAATGGCGATCGCGATCGCTTCTGGTATAGATTTATTTGATTGCGTCATCCCGACTCGTTGGGCGAGACATGGTACAGCAATGGTCAAAGGCGAACGCTGGAATTTAAAAAATGCTAAGTTCCGTGAAGATTTCGCACCAATGGATGAAACTTGCCCTTGTTATGCGTGTCAAAATTTCAGTCGGGCGTATATTTCCCATTTGGTGCGATCGCAAGAGATTTTAGCTTACACCTTACTCAGCATTCACAATATCACCGAACTGATTCGGTTCACACAGAAGATTCGCCAAGCAATATTAAACGATTCCTTCCTGGAAGAATTTGGTCATTGGCTAAACTCGTCGGAAACTGGAGAATAA